GATCCAACGCCTCACCGGTGGGCGACACGAACCGATCCTGCCGGGCCCCGGCCCACCCACTGAGGATGCCGTCCTCATAGGCCCAGTGCCCGTCGGGTCCGTAGGTATGGAGGGGGAAAGGCAGTTCGGGAAGTTCCACGTCCATCCACCAAGTGTCTCAGGGGCTGCAACGCCTTAAGGGGCGCGGGGAACTGCGCGACAAGCCACAACGAACCCGCAGCCCGCAGACAACCGCACCCCCAACGGCGCTACCGCTCCAGACTGCCGTTGAACCGCCGAGGCAACCCCAGCGGATTCCCATCCCGAAGCTCCGCAGGAAGCAGCGCCTCAGGCGCCCCCTGATAAACAACCGGCCGCAACCACCGCTCAATAGCCGTACCGCCCACCGAAGTAGAGGTCGACGTCGTAGCCGGGTAGGGCCCTCCATGATGCTGCGCGGGCGCCACCGCGACCCCCGTCGGCCACCCATTCACCAGCACCCGGCCGGCCAGCGGCGTCAGATCGGCCAGCAGCTCGGGCCCACGCCCCTCCCCCGCCGCCTCCTCCGACGACAGATGAACCGTCGCCGTCAGATTCCCCGGCAGCCGGGACAGCACGCCCTTCGCCTCGGCCTCGTCCTCGTAGCGGGCCACCACGGTGACCGGCCCGAAGCACTCCTCCAGCAGCAGGTCGTACGCCCCCTCGCTGGTCAGCTTCTCGGCAGGCACCGTGAGGAACCCCGCACTGACGGTGTGCTCCCCACCCGCGCCCGGCGTCACCGGCGAGTCCACGTCGGGCAGTTCGGCCCGCTCGGCGACCCCGGCCACGAAGTTGTCGCGCATCCGGTGATCGAGCAGAACGCCCGCCTCCGTGTCGCTGACCGCCTCCGTCAGCGACTTGAGCAGCCGGTCGCCCGCCGCGCCCTGCGGCGCCAGCACGAGCCCGGGCTTCACGCAGAACTGTCCGACGCCCAGCGTCATCGAACCGGCCAGCCCCGTGCCGATGGCTTCCGCACGCTCGGCGGCGGCGGCCTCGGTGATGAGCACGGGGTTCAGCGAACCCAGCTCGCCGTGGAAGGGGATCGGGACCGGCCGCGCGGCAGCCGCGTCGAACAGGGCACGCCCGCCTCGTACCGAACCGGTGAACCCGGCCGCGGCGACCTGCGGGTGCTTGATCAGCTCGATGCCCGCCTCGAAGCCGTGGACGAGGCCCACGACGCCCGCGGGGATGCCGTGCGCCGCGGCGGCGGACCGCAGCACGGCCGCGACCAGCTCGGACAGGCCCGGGTGGTCGGGGTGTGCCTTGACGACCACCGGGCAGCCCGCGCCCAGCGCGCTCGCGGTGTCGCCGCCGGCGACCGAGAAGGCGAAGGGGAAGTTGGACGCCGAGTAGACGGCGACGACGCCGAGGGGCACCTTGTAGCGGCGCAGGTCCGGGATCGGCGGGGTCGCGGTGGCGTCGGGGTGGTTGATGACGACGTCGAGGAAGGCGCCCTCGTCGACGATGTCGGCGAAGGCACGCAGCTGGTAGCAGGTGCGCGCGAGTTCCCCGGTCAGCCGGACCGGGCCGAGCGCGGTCTCGGCGTCGGCGGCCTCGACGAGCTGATCCTTGGCCGCCTCGAGCCGGTCGGCGGCGGTCCGCAGGAAGGCCGAGCGGACCGTGCGGTCGGCCAGGGCGCCACGCGCGTCGTGCGCGGCACGGACGGCGGCGTCCACCTCCTGGGCTGTGGCCTCCACCGCAACCTGTTCCCGCTGCTTCCCGGTTCGGGGGTCGACACTCCAGACTGGTGCTGCTGCCACCGCGGGTCCCTCCACATATGTAATGCCGCAGTACTGGGTCATTCACCAGGGTCGTTCGATATGCTGAACGCTGTCTCTGATGGTGAATATGCTGTTGGAGACTATTTCCCGTCGAACGAAGGGGTCAAGGGCGATGTCGGCTGGCGAGACGGGGGGCGGAGCGCAGGTCAAGTCCGCGGTAAGGACTGTTGAACTGCTCGAGTATTTCGCCGGACGCCCCGGAATGCACTCCCTCGCGGCGGTCCAGGAGGCCGTCGGGTACCCCAAGTCCAGCCTCTACATGCTGCTGCGCACGCTGGTCGAGCTGGGCTGGGTGGAGACGGACGCGACGGGCACGCGGTACGGGATCGGCGTACGGGCACTGCTGGTCGGTACGTCGTACATCGACGGGGACGAGGTGGTCACGGCGGCCCGTCCGACGCTGGACCGCCTGTCGGACGACACGACGGAAACCATCCACTTGGCCCGTCTGGACGGCACGAACGTCGTCTACCTGGCCACCCGCCAGTCCCAGCACTACCTGCGCCCCTTCACGAGGGTCGGCCGCCGCCTCCCGGCCCACTCCACCTCCCTCGGCAAGGCGCTGCTGAGCACGTACACGGACGAACAGGTCCGCAAGATGCTCCCGGAGACGCTGCCCGCCCTCACCGAGAACACGATCACCGACCGCGAGAAGCTCATCGAGGAGCTGCACCAGGTCCGGGAGCAGGGCTTCGCCGTCGACCGCGAGGAGAACACGCTGGGGCTGCGCTGCTTCGGCGTCGCGATCCCGTACCGCACCCCGGCCCGGGACGCGATCAGCTGCTCGGTACCGGTGGCGCGGCTGACCCCGGCCCATGAGCAGATGGTGAAGGACGCGCTGTTCGACGCACGGGACCGGCTGACACTGGCCACCCGTAGGCTCTGACGCCATGAATGTGGAACTCCGCGAGGTTCACGACAGCGATCTGCCCGTCTTCTACCGGCAGATGAACGACCCGGAGGCCCTGTGGATGGCGGCCTTCACCCCGAAGGACCCGGCCGACCGGGACGCCTTCGACGCCCACTGGAAGCGGATCCGGTCCTCGGCCGGCGTCCTGCACCGTACGGTCCTGGCGGACGGTGACGTGGTGGGGCACGCGGCGGTGTACGGGGAGCCGGACGAGCGTGAGGTGACGTACTGGGTCGACCGGGCGTACTGGGGACGGGGTGTCGCCACGGCGGCCCTCCGGGTGCTGCTGATTCAGGCCCCTGAACGCCCGTTGTACGCACGGGCCGCGGCGGACAACGCGGGGTCGCTGCGCGTGCTGGAGAAGTGCGGCTTCCGGCTGACGGCCCGGGAAAGGGGTTTCGCGAACGCGCGAGGCGAGGAGATCGACGAGGTCGTGCTGACGCTGGAGGGTTGAGGCGCGGGGCCGCGGCTCGGGCTGAGGCTCTGGCTGAGGCCCCTCCCCCGTCCGGCGGAGGCGGATCGTCGTGGCGCAGGACGTGCCGGTCGGGCTCCGCACGGCAGCGTGGACGTATGACCCCGTCACTCGTCGCCACCAAGCCCCGCCGGCTCCTCCGTGCCGTCGCCGTCGCCTCCTGCGTGCCGTATCTCGCCCTCGAGGTCGCCTGGGTCGCCGGGAGCCGAGTGGGGATTCCGGACGGCGGTTCGCTGCTGGAGCACCGGACGTCCATGGCGGTCGCCAACAGCATCTCCGTGGTGCTGGACAGCGCCGTCATCGTGCTGGCGCTCGTGCTGACCCGGCCGTGGGGGCTGCGGGTGCCCGCGTGGCTGCCGGCGTTTCCGGTGTGGGTCGCGACCGGGCTGCTCGCGCCGATCATGACCGGGTTTCCGTTGCAGCTCCTCGTGAGGGCGCTCGGCGGGAGCGTGTCCACGGCCGCCGGCACCGGGCGTGAGCCCTTCCTCGACGAGTGGGTGTTCGGGGTCGTGTACACCGGGTTCATCGCGCAGGGACTGGCCCTCGGCACCCTGTTCGTGCTGTAC
This genomic window from Streptomyces sp. DG2A-72 contains:
- a CDS encoding aldehyde dehydrogenase (NADP(+)), which produces MAAAPVWSVDPRTGKQREQVAVEATAQEVDAAVRAAHDARGALADRTVRSAFLRTAADRLEAAKDQLVEAADAETALGPVRLTGELARTCYQLRAFADIVDEGAFLDVVINHPDATATPPIPDLRRYKVPLGVVAVYSASNFPFAFSVAGGDTASALGAGCPVVVKAHPDHPGLSELVAAVLRSAAAAHGIPAGVVGLVHGFEAGIELIKHPQVAAAGFTGSVRGGRALFDAAAARPVPIPFHGELGSLNPVLITEAAAAERAEAIGTGLAGSMTLGVGQFCVKPGLVLAPQGAAGDRLLKSLTEAVSDTEAGVLLDHRMRDNFVAGVAERAELPDVDSPVTPGAGGEHTVSAGFLTVPAEKLTSEGAYDLLLEECFGPVTVVARYEDEAEAKGVLSRLPGNLTATVHLSSEEAAGEGRGPELLADLTPLAGRVLVNGWPTGVAVAPAQHHGGPYPATTSTSTSVGGTAIERWLRPVVYQGAPEALLPAELRDGNPLGLPRRFNGSLER
- a CDS encoding IclR family transcriptional regulator; amino-acid sequence: MSAGETGGGAQVKSAVRTVELLEYFAGRPGMHSLAAVQEAVGYPKSSLYMLLRTLVELGWVETDATGTRYGIGVRALLVGTSYIDGDEVVTAARPTLDRLSDDTTETIHLARLDGTNVVYLATRQSQHYLRPFTRVGRRLPAHSTSLGKALLSTYTDEQVRKMLPETLPALTENTITDREKLIEELHQVREQGFAVDREENTLGLRCFGVAIPYRTPARDAISCSVPVARLTPAHEQMVKDALFDARDRLTLATRRL
- a CDS encoding GNAT family N-acetyltransferase, giving the protein MNVELREVHDSDLPVFYRQMNDPEALWMAAFTPKDPADRDAFDAHWKRIRSSAGVLHRTVLADGDVVGHAAVYGEPDEREVTYWVDRAYWGRGVATAALRVLLIQAPERPLYARAAADNAGSLRVLEKCGFRLTARERGFANARGEEIDEVVLTLEG